In the Styela clava chromosome 8, kaStyClav1.hap1.2, whole genome shotgun sequence genome, one interval contains:
- the LOC120345836 gene encoding uncharacterized protein LOC120345836, whose protein sequence is MFTTPIFCVALTCVVVLAEAGFAPSDSEEFKLTRCLLHKTREHRCTRILRAFRAQRVKHEFCKNKISGAISEDERTVFSSPTSEYICALSEYQNTERSNQDVMNSTLNVGSCNRIFSSMRKTWKQFFAQRDYESRVQNPMMKRRNGSRILARFSAGVIADRFNLGNLKAADLIISRSASEDIEVFGKYAVTVTFRTTDHGYNGDVIVHNTLQATCPSAGNRFFVAGINQKGIQKISSYTPGQHDFFEFEIEVFSQKQIVKVDADSYLEQQFDIGLEVSGLVLHMTSTRAILPLRNVNIDRTSRSKRSLSSNSETESCRRKPYSMDYRNNDAVIRPYEIDIGECVGSCDKAFLLDLNSTNHALSMHSERRNKKKDSRNPQPTVCCAPISYRKLHYITLDERGSLMSAYVDNMITEYCGCI, encoded by the exons ATGTTTACGACTCCCATTTTTTGTGTCGCGCTCACTTGCGTTGTAGTATTGGCTGAGGCAGGTTTTGCTCCTTCTGATAGCGAGGAATTTAAACTCACAAGATGTCTTCTGCACAA AACGCGAGAGCATCGATGCACCAGAATTCTACGTGCTTTTCGGGCACAGAGAGTCAAAC ATGAAttctgcaaaaataaaatttcag gTGCTATTAGCGAAGATGAGCGAACTGTATTTTCTTCTCCAACCAGCGAGTATATTTGCG CACTGAGTGAGTACCAGAACACAGAAAGAAGCAACCAAGATGTAATGAATTCTACATTGAATGTGGGAAGTTGCAATCGCATTTTTTCTTCGATGAGAAAAACTTGGAAACAATTTTTTGCTCAACGTGACTACGAAAGTCGTGTTCAGAACCCGATGATGAAAAGACGCAATGGGTCAAGAATTTTAGCGAGGTTCAGCGCGGGTGTTATTGCTGACAG ATTCAACCTCGGCAATCTGAAAGCTGCCGATCTTATAATATCAAGATCCGCATCTGAAGACATCGAAGTTTTCGGAAAATATGCAGTAACTGTCACATTCCGAACTACAGACCATGGATACAATGGCGATGTAATAGTACACAACACATTGCAG GCAACCTGCCCTTCGGCGGGAAATCGATTTTTCGTTGCGGGGATAAATCAGAAGGGTATACAAAAGATTTCGAGTTATACTCCCGGCCAGCATGACTTCTtcgaatttgaaattgaagtttTCTCTCAAAAACAAATCGTgaaag TTGATGCAGATAGTTACCTGGAGCAACAATTTGACATTGGACTAGAAGTTTCCGGACTCGTTCTTCATATGACCAGCACAAGAGCGATTCTGCCTTTGAGGAATGTGAATATTGACCGCA CCAGCAGATCTAAACGCAGTTTAAGCTCAAATTCTGAAACAGAGAGTTGTCGGCGTAAACCTTACTCCATGGATTACAGAAATAACGAT GCGGTCATTCGTCCATATGAAATCGACATCGGCGAGTGTGTAGGGAGCTGTGATAAAGCCTTCCTTCTTGATCTCAATTCTACAAACCATGCACTGAGTATGCATTCG GAGCGTCGTAACAAAAAGAAAGATTCAAGAAATCCACAGCCAACTGTCTGTTGTGCCCCCATTTCGTATCGGAAGCTGCACTACATAACCTTGGATGAACGAGGCTCATTAATGAGTGCCTACGTGGACAACATGATTACTGAATATTGTGGTTGTATCTGA